One Natronoarchaeum mannanilyticum genomic window carries:
- a CDS encoding CapA family protein, translating to MTRTRRELLAASLVPLAGCQAPTERSPGEPLRPSSADHRVGFVGDLMFGRDVDAVHRDGSPADVWGSMHEHLQSLDGVVANLECCVSERGERWPDKTFYFRADPDWAVPALDAGNVAAVSLANNHLLDFGETALLDTLDHLSAGGIAHAGAGADVDAALEPTVVDAGGLRVGVLGLTDQWSQFGAGPDSPGTAHVALSADDEATRRAVRNGVATARERGADLVVASLHWGPNWEVEPSTDQQRFARWLIDEGVDVVHGHSAHVIQGVETYRGRPIIYDAGDFVDDYAIKEGLHNDRSFLFELAVDGSELTALELRPIEIADRRSERAGDDAAAWLRERMRTLSAPFGTTVERSGRGVRIPLGDAEGEESASGSESGTNESASGNRTGTNEGDRDGA from the coding sequence ATGACGCGAACCCGCAGGGAGTTGCTCGCGGCCTCGCTCGTTCCCCTGGCGGGCTGTCAGGCGCCGACGGAGCGGTCTCCCGGCGAGCCGCTTCGACCGTCGTCGGCCGACCACCGCGTCGGTTTCGTGGGCGATCTGATGTTCGGCCGCGACGTCGACGCGGTTCACCGGGACGGTTCGCCCGCCGACGTCTGGGGGTCGATGCACGAGCACCTGCAGTCGCTCGACGGCGTCGTCGCGAACCTGGAGTGTTGCGTCTCCGAGCGCGGCGAGCGCTGGCCGGACAAGACGTTCTACTTCCGGGCCGACCCCGACTGGGCGGTGCCCGCGCTCGATGCCGGCAACGTGGCCGCGGTGAGCCTCGCGAACAACCACCTGCTCGACTTCGGCGAGACGGCGCTGCTGGACACGCTCGATCACCTCTCGGCGGGCGGGATCGCCCACGCCGGAGCGGGGGCGGACGTCGACGCCGCGCTCGAACCGACGGTCGTCGACGCCGGCGGGCTGCGCGTCGGCGTGCTGGGGCTGACCGATCAGTGGAGCCAGTTCGGCGCCGGTCCCGACAGCCCCGGGACGGCACACGTCGCGCTCTCGGCGGACGATGAAGCGACCCGGCGCGCGGTCCGGAACGGCGTCGCGACGGCTCGAGAGCGCGGCGCCGACCTCGTCGTGGCGTCGCTGCACTGGGGCCCCAACTGGGAGGTCGAACCCTCGACCGATCAGCAGCGGTTCGCCCGCTGGCTGATCGACGAGGGCGTCGACGTCGTCCACGGGCACTCGGCCCACGTGATCCAGGGCGTCGAGACGTACCGCGGGCGGCCGATCATCTACGACGCGGGCGACTTCGTCGACGACTACGCGATCAAGGAGGGGCTGCACAACGACCGGAGCTTCCTGTTCGAGCTTGCGGTCGACGGCAGCGAGCTAACGGCCCTCGAACTCCGACCGATCGAGATCGCCGACAGACGTTCGGAGCGGGCCGGCGACGACGCCGCGGCGTGGCTCAGAGAGCGGATGCGAACGCTTTCGGCGCCGTTCGGAACGACCGTCGAGCGATCGGGCCGCGGCGTCCGGATCCCGCTCGGCGACGCCGAAGGCGAGGAAAGCGCGAGCGGAAGTGAGAGCGGTACGAACGAGAGCGCGAGCGGAAACCGGACCGGTACGAACGAGGGCGATCGAGACGGCGCGTAA
- a CDS encoding alanine--glyoxylate aminotransferase family protein: MDEDPLLMTPGPTAVPAAVRDRMAEPAPNPDVEPEFVEFYRDLTDKLAAVYGDDDLAILGGEGILGLEAAVASLVEDGDRALCISNGLYGDGFADFVEDYGGEAVTCRAPSTGGIDVDAVAEELEDGEFDVATMVHCETPTGTLNDLDPVLDLLDDHDVLSVVDAVSSLGGTPVPTGEIDVCIGASQKCFSAPPGLAVLSISDAAWEKIEATEVRSYYADLTPWRTAADEEWFPYTMPVNNLQALDAAVDLLLEEGVDAVFERHDAAAELCRERGREIGLELYSDADVASPTVTAFRVEGRAQELQQRLREEEGVVLATGLGDLEDDVLRVGHMGHNAREDRVERTMDAIDRVL; encoded by the coding sequence ATGGACGAGGACCCACTGCTGATGACGCCCGGGCCGACGGCCGTCCCCGCCGCGGTGCGCGACCGGATGGCCGAGCCCGCGCCGAACCCGGACGTCGAACCGGAGTTCGTCGAGTTCTATCGCGACCTGACCGACAAGCTGGCCGCCGTCTACGGCGACGACGACCTCGCGATCCTGGGCGGCGAGGGCATTCTCGGACTGGAGGCCGCGGTCGCCTCGCTCGTCGAGGACGGCGACCGCGCGCTCTGTATCTCGAACGGACTGTACGGCGACGGGTTCGCCGACTTCGTCGAGGACTACGGCGGCGAGGCGGTCACCTGCCGCGCGCCCTCGACGGGCGGGATCGACGTCGACGCCGTCGCCGAGGAGTTGGAAGACGGGGAGTTCGACGTCGCGACGATGGTCCACTGCGAGACGCCGACCGGGACGCTGAACGATCTCGATCCGGTGCTCGACCTGCTCGACGACCACGACGTGCTGAGCGTCGTCGACGCCGTCTCCTCGCTGGGCGGGACGCCCGTTCCAACGGGCGAGATCGACGTCTGCATCGGCGCCAGCCAGAAGTGCTTCAGCGCGCCGCCGGGGCTCGCGGTGCTGTCGATTTCGGATGCGGCCTGGGAAAAGATCGAGGCGACCGAGGTCCGCTCGTACTACGCCGATCTGACGCCCTGGAGGACCGCCGCCGACGAGGAGTGGTTCCCCTACACCATGCCCGTCAACAATCTGCAGGCGCTCGACGCCGCCGTCGACCTGCTGCTCGAGGAAGGGGTCGACGCCGTCTTCGAGCGTCACGACGCCGCCGCCGAGCTGTGCCGGGAGCGCGGTCGAGAGATCGGGCTGGAACTCTATTCGGACGCCGACGTGGCGTCGCCGACGGTCACCGCGTTCCGCGTCGAGGGGCGGGCACAGGAACTCCAGCAGCGGCTTCGGGAGGAAGAGGGCGTCGTGCTCGCGACCGGGCTCGGTGATCTGGAAGACGACGTGCTCCGCGTGGGGCACATGGGCCACAACGCTCGCGAGGACCGCGTCGAGCGCACGATGGACGCCATCGATCGGGTGCTGTAG
- a CDS encoding redox-regulated ATPase YchF — translation MSYRIGLVGKPSVGKSTFFNAATMNDVPEGAYPFTTIDPSVGEAYVRVQCAAPEFDETCTPNTGYCDDGVRFVPTKIVDVAGLIPGAHEGNGLGNQFLTDLNETDVLVHVVDFSGKTDIEGEPTEDHDPREDIDFLETELDQWYLDVLEKGIERYRSGHVTEDDDIEEEMAEQMSAFRTNEDEIKLLIRRVGVGFDPGEWDDEDKLELAREIRKETKPLVIAANKMDMPEAQANWEEITDDPEYDHLTFVPASAHAEKALKSADEGGAVDYRPGDGEFEIVADVSDEQEAGLEQIREFLDDFGSTGVQDALEAALFDVLGVTPVFPGGANGLGNERGEVLPDCYLLPPDSTAEDFAYSLHSDIGEGFLHAIDCRSNRQRGADYELDDRDVLEVVTTN, via the coding sequence ATGAGTTACCGGATCGGACTCGTCGGCAAGCCCTCGGTGGGCAAGTCGACGTTTTTCAACGCGGCGACGATGAACGACGTGCCGGAAGGCGCCTATCCCTTCACGACGATCGACCCGAGCGTGGGCGAGGCGTACGTGCGCGTGCAGTGCGCGGCCCCCGAGTTCGACGAGACCTGCACGCCCAACACCGGCTACTGCGACGACGGCGTCCGCTTCGTGCCGACGAAGATCGTCGACGTCGCGGGGCTGATCCCCGGCGCCCACGAGGGCAACGGGCTGGGCAACCAGTTTCTGACCGACCTCAACGAGACCGACGTGCTGGTCCACGTCGTCGACTTCTCGGGCAAGACCGACATCGAGGGCGAGCCCACCGAGGACCACGATCCGCGCGAGGACATCGACTTCCTCGAAACCGAACTCGACCAGTGGTACCTCGACGTGCTCGAGAAAGGCATCGAGCGCTACCGGAGCGGCCACGTCACCGAGGACGACGACATCGAGGAGGAGATGGCCGAGCAGATGAGCGCGTTCCGGACCAACGAGGACGAGATCAAGCTGCTGATCCGCCGCGTCGGCGTCGGCTTCGATCCCGGGGAGTGGGACGACGAGGACAAGTTAGAGCTCGCCCGCGAGATCCGAAAGGAGACCAAGCCACTGGTGATCGCCGCGAACAAGATGGACATGCCGGAAGCGCAGGCCAACTGGGAGGAAATCACCGACGATCCCGAGTACGACCACCTCACGTTCGTTCCGGCGAGCGCGCACGCCGAGAAGGCCCTCAAGTCCGCGGACGAGGGCGGCGCGGTCGACTACCGACCCGGCGACGGCGAGTTCGAGATCGTCGCCGACGTCTCCGACGAACAGGAAGCGGGTCTCGAACAGATCCGCGAGTTCCTCGACGACTTTGGCTCGACGGGCGTCCAGGACGCCCTGGAAGCCGCGCTGTTCGACGTGCTCGGCGTCACGCCGGTGTTCCCCGGCGGCGCCAACGGGCTGGGCAACGAGCGCGGCGAGGTGCTGCCCGACTGCTACCTGCTGCCCCCCGATTCCACCGCGGAGGACTTCGCGTACAGCCTCCACTCCGACATCGGCGAGGGGTTCCTCCACGCGATCGACTGCCGGTCGAACCGCCAGCGCGGCGCCGACTACGAACTCGACGACCGCGACGTGCTCGAAGTCGTCACGACGAACTGA